One segment of Halomonas sp. TD01 DNA contains the following:
- a CDS encoding bifunctional diguanylate cyclase/phosphodiesterase: MVAPLPPNEADRLRAMWRYIRHNQAPDSVLDAITRSAAKFFDVPIVLISLVEEECQWFKSQVGLEIANTPRDVSFCAYAILENELLEVLDATVDARFQNNPLVTGPPYIRYYLGAPLVTPDGFSIGTLCLIDHRPRAIGDEHKRHLQALAHQVMSHLELQRLQRLEQLINHAGLGVWELDVSSNAMWGNEAFLRLHGAAPLTPSSRLELANHYLPEDRDTLESGLGKIIHQGTPFDACLRLKAPGETAITWVQLTGASIDDTVPARHIAGTLQDITLLQRNKHELEWRHRIDDLITRLQASIIAGDNISATFSGALEALLSLTESEYGFIGEVFKDENGEPFLKTHAITDISWDDASRALYRKAQAHGLVFSQLDSLYGHVLRTGKPLISNRPSHDPRRGGLPKGHPSLDTLLCLPVSVEGEMVAMLGLANCAKGYSNETLTLLEPLLRPLGQLIHGLRLRRQNDEAWKRLELSSKVFSSSREAIMISDSDNRIIEVNEAFERITGYTRDEVLGKNPRVLSSGRQTPSFYRSLWASLNEKGYWQGEVLNRRKNGDPLPEMLSISVVRNETGDTTHHVAVFSDLTRIKQHADELFRAGYVDRLTALPNRRHMIELMHEALDSSKPDETLAIAVLDLDGFQELNSRFGRAGADRILVALAGQLVNALGSGDLIARIGGDEFAFLLHRFEGSLERLELILQQVTKPLRIPELGVTDKTPLRLTGSLGVTLFPADHNDPDTLLRHADQAMYRAKMVGGNRFVLFDPEREQELKDLQIRRGQIARALDADEFVLFYQPQFDPVLQQVTGVEALIRWQHPERGLLAPGQFLPAIAGSELELSFDAWVLETALKQMEEWHASDIMLEVCINLSPQSLTRADFFDTLQGALAAHPDVSPALLCLEVLESAALDDLQAATQVMRACRSLGVNVALDDFGTGYSSLTYLRDLPVDVVKVDRSFVINMLERDHDLAIVESVVYLAKRFNKKVVAEGVESNAHVKRLTEMGCHLLQGFGIARPMPAKALQTWYEHPSKMLKELNLT, encoded by the coding sequence CGTCTCGTTCTGCGCTTATGCCATTTTGGAAAACGAGCTTCTGGAGGTGTTGGATGCCACTGTGGATGCCCGTTTCCAGAATAATCCCTTAGTCACCGGCCCGCCTTATATTCGCTATTACCTGGGAGCGCCGCTAGTGACGCCCGACGGGTTTTCTATTGGCACGCTGTGCCTGATAGATCACCGCCCAAGGGCAATAGGTGACGAGCATAAGCGTCATTTGCAGGCCTTAGCTCACCAAGTTATGAGTCATCTAGAGTTGCAGCGGCTTCAACGTCTGGAGCAACTTATTAATCACGCGGGGCTGGGTGTTTGGGAGCTCGATGTAAGCTCCAATGCGATGTGGGGCAATGAGGCGTTTCTGCGCTTGCATGGCGCTGCGCCGTTAACACCTAGTAGCCGCCTTGAGCTCGCAAACCACTATTTGCCTGAAGATCGCGACACACTGGAAAGCGGGCTGGGGAAGATCATTCATCAGGGCACCCCTTTTGACGCCTGCCTACGTTTGAAAGCCCCCGGCGAAACGGCGATTACCTGGGTACAGTTAACGGGCGCTTCTATCGACGATACGGTGCCCGCCCGCCATATTGCCGGCACCCTGCAGGACATTACGCTCCTTCAGCGGAACAAACACGAACTTGAGTGGCGTCACCGTATCGATGATCTAATCACTCGCCTGCAAGCGAGCATTATTGCTGGAGATAATATCTCCGCTACGTTTTCAGGTGCGCTAGAGGCGCTGCTGTCGCTAACGGAGAGTGAATACGGGTTTATTGGTGAGGTGTTTAAGGATGAGAACGGAGAGCCGTTCCTTAAGACCCACGCCATTACTGATATTAGTTGGGACGACGCCTCACGGGCACTTTACCGTAAGGCACAAGCGCACGGTTTAGTGTTCTCTCAGTTAGACTCACTCTATGGTCATGTTCTGCGTACTGGCAAGCCGCTGATTAGCAATCGACCTTCCCATGATCCAAGGCGTGGCGGACTGCCTAAAGGGCATCCTTCCCTCGATACGCTGTTGTGTCTGCCTGTCTCAGTGGAAGGCGAGATGGTTGCCATGCTGGGACTTGCCAACTGTGCTAAGGGGTATAGCAATGAAACGCTTACGTTGCTTGAGCCATTGCTCCGGCCACTTGGTCAACTGATTCACGGTTTACGCTTGCGCCGTCAGAACGATGAAGCCTGGAAGCGCCTGGAGCTATCCTCCAAGGTGTTTTCTAGCAGTCGTGAAGCGATCATGATCTCGGATAGCGATAATCGCATTATTGAGGTTAATGAAGCATTTGAACGAATTACCGGCTATACCCGTGACGAAGTGCTTGGCAAGAACCCTCGGGTCTTATCGTCAGGGCGCCAAACACCTAGCTTCTATCGGTCACTGTGGGCGTCGCTGAACGAGAAGGGATATTGGCAGGGTGAAGTGCTTAATCGACGCAAAAACGGCGATCCATTGCCAGAGATGCTGTCAATTTCAGTGGTACGCAATGAAACTGGTGACACTACCCATCATGTTGCCGTTTTCTCCGACCTGACGCGTATCAAGCAGCATGCGGATGAGCTGTTTCGAGCGGGGTATGTGGATCGCCTGACCGCACTGCCTAATCGCCGCCACATGATTGAGCTTATGCATGAGGCGCTTGATAGCAGCAAGCCAGATGAAACCCTGGCAATAGCGGTACTCGACTTAGATGGGTTTCAGGAACTCAATTCGAGATTTGGTCGAGCGGGGGCTGATCGAATCCTGGTGGCTTTGGCTGGACAGTTGGTCAATGCGCTAGGGTCAGGTGATCTTATCGCTCGTATCGGCGGGGATGAGTTTGCCTTTTTACTGCACCGATTTGAGGGCAGTCTGGAGCGTTTAGAACTTATACTTCAACAGGTTACGAAACCACTGAGGATACCTGAACTAGGGGTCACAGATAAGACGCCGCTAAGACTGACTGGCAGCCTAGGCGTTACTCTCTTTCCTGCTGATCACAATGATCCTGACACCCTGTTACGTCACGCCGACCAGGCGATGTATCGCGCCAAAATGGTCGGTGGTAATCGTTTCGTCCTGTTCGACCCTGAGCGCGAACAAGAGCTTAAGGACCTTCAGATCCGGCGTGGACAAATTGCACGTGCACTTGATGCAGATGAGTTTGTGCTCTTTTACCAGCCACAGTTTGATCCAGTCCTTCAGCAGGTCACCGGTGTGGAGGCGCTGATCCGCTGGCAGCACCCCGAGCGTGGGCTGCTGGCCCCCGGTCAGTTTCTACCCGCGATTGCTGGCAGCGAACTAGAACTGAGCTTTGATGCATGGGTGCTCGAAACGGCGCTGAAGCAGATGGAGGAGTGGCATGCCAGCGACATCATGCTGGAGGTATGCATTAACCTGAGCCCCCAGTCACTCACCCGAGCCGATTTCTTCGATACTCTGCAGGGTGCGTTAGCCGCACACCCAGATGTGTCGCCAGCACTGCTATGCCTTGAGGTACTGGAGTCTGCGGCGCTGGACGATCTACAAGCCGCGACACAGGTCATGCGTGCCTGTCGCTCGCTAGGGGTGAACGTTGCCTTGGATGATTTTGGTACGGGGTATTCGTCGCTGACCTACCTACGTGATCTGCCCGTGGACGTGGTTAAAGTAGATCGCAGCTTCGTTATCAACATGTTGGAGCGCGATCATGATTTGGCCATTGTTGAGAGCGTTGTGTATCTGGCTAAACGATTCAATAAAAAAGTCGTCGCGGAAGGGGTTGAGAGTAACGCTCACGTCAAACGACTGACAGAAATGGGCTGCCATTTGTTGCAAGGATTCGGTATCGCCCGTCCCATGCCGGCAAAGGCGTTGCAGACGTGGTACGAACATCCCTCAAAAATGCTCAAAGAACTCAACCTTACCTGA